One Brassica napus cultivar Da-Ae chromosome C2, Da-Ae, whole genome shotgun sequence DNA window includes the following coding sequences:
- the LOC106429865 gene encoding wax ester synthase/diacylglycerol acyltransferase 11-like: protein MGGEKNKARDMVEEEEEPLSPCSRLFNSPDFNCAIIVTMGCKVKGNPPAIIDGLKHTLANHPRFSSILDMKNGKKGKPRWVRTKVRVEEHVIVPDIEPNTENPDQYLEDYISKLTTVPLDLSKPLWEIHVLCLKTSNAESIGILKIHHSLGDGMSLMSLFLACTRKTSDPEALPTVAVQKKQFGPSCYIGFFNKIWWLFVGLWFILRLVFNTFIDVLMFALTICFLGDTETPLLAKPGSELKPKKFVYRIISFDDVKLVKNAVNMTVNDVLLGVTQAGLSRYLTRRYDQAATPKSKDLMRRIRLRSAIMINLRPNTGIEALADMMAKKSKCRWGNLFGYILLPFSLGLETDPLEYLRRAKVTVDRKKHSLEAVFSMAFFKLILKVLGLKASVVLVRKVIHSTTLSFSNVVGPKEEITFHGHPLSYIAPSVFGHPHALTLHFQSYENKVIISVTADPTVIPDPHKMCDDLVESLKLIKSSVLERGLYEMEV, encoded by the exons ATGGGTGGAGAAAAGAACAAGGCAAGGGatatggtggaggaggaggaggagccgcTCAGCCCATGCTCACGGTTGTTCAATTCACCGGATTTCAACTGTGCTATAATCGTCACAATGGGATGTAAAGTCAAAGGAAATCCACCTGCAATCATCGACGGCCTTAAACACACACTCGCTAATCACCCTCGCTTCTCCAGCATATTA GATATGAAGAATGGGAAGAAAGGGAAACCAAGATGGGTTAGGACAAAAGTTAGAGTAGAAGAGCATGTGATTGTTCCAGATATAGAACCCAACACTGAAAATCCTGATCAGTATCTTGAAGACTATATCTCTAAGTTAACGACCGTTCCTCTAGATTTGTCTAAACCATTATGGGAAATTCACGTACTCTGCCTCAAGACATCAAACGCTGAATCCATTGGCATTCTCAAAATCCATCATTCTTTGGGTGATGGAATGTCACTCATGTCTCTTTTCCTCGCTTGCACCCGTAAAACATCAGACCCCGAGGCTTTGCCTACTGTGGCGGTTCAGAAAAAACAGTTTGGACCTAGCTGCTACATTGGTTTTTTCAACAAGATTTGGTGGTTATTTGTAGGGCTTTGGTTTATCCTAAGACTGGTCTTCAACACTTTTATTGATGTCTTAATGTTTGCTCTAACAATTTGTTTCTTGGGGGATACGGAGACTCCTCTCTTGGCAAAACCCGGTAGTGAACTTAAACCAAAGAAGTTTGTCTATCGAATTATCAGTTTTGACGATGTGAAGCTGGTGAAAAATGCAGTGAACAtg ACGGTAAATGATGTTCTCCTTGGAGTAACCCAGGCCGGACTTTCACGGTATCTTACTAGGAGATATG ATCAAGCAGCGACACCGAAGTCCAAAGATTTGATGAGGAGAATCCGACTTCGTTCAGCCATTATGATTAACCTGAGACCAAACACAGGAATAgag GCTCTGGCGGATATGATGGCCAAGAAATCGAAATGCAGATGGGGAAATCTCTTCGGTTACATCCTCCTACCATTCTCCCTCGGGCTAGAGACTGATCCTCTAGAATACCTTCGCCGAGCTAAAGTTACGGTTGACCGCAAGAAACACTCTCTTGAGGCTGTATTCTCCATGGCGTTCTTTAAATTGATACTTAAAGTTCTGGGGCTCAAG GCAAGTGTGGTCCTTGTTAGGAAAGTGATCCATAGTACAACATTGTCATTCTCAAACGTCGTCGGTCCAAAAGAAGAAATAACTTTTCATGGCCACCCGTTATCTTATATCGCGCCTAGTGTTTTTGGCCACCCACAT GCTCTTACTCTACATTTCCAGAGTTATGAGAACAAGGTGATAATATCAGTAACGGCCGATCCAACAGTCATTCCAGACCCTCACAAGATGTGTGACGATTTGGTGGAGTCTCTCAAGTTGATTAAATCTTCTGTCCTAGAAAGAGGATTATATGAGATGGAGGTTTAA